In a genomic window of Halobiforma lacisalsi AJ5:
- a CDS encoding DUF5793 family protein produces MRREHFTLDVDNVEWVDTDDEPCKPSVSIDFTGPATMLRERLTGTDGDVLEAGETDVALRLQDPLGDDARGVVSVTNRITGEFILELNEAADDVLKFIRAARGYGEAANDDDGRYEVEITLDGEPYVTYDKRTFLVYDDEGSLLRQHSLIPSGVEL; encoded by the coding sequence ATGAGGCGCGAGCACTTCACGCTAGACGTCGATAACGTCGAGTGGGTCGACACCGACGACGAGCCTTGCAAACCCTCGGTATCGATCGACTTTACCGGCCCGGCGACGATGCTCCGCGAGCGCCTTACGGGGACCGACGGCGACGTCCTCGAGGCCGGGGAGACGGACGTCGCCCTGCGGCTTCAGGACCCGCTCGGCGACGACGCCCGCGGCGTCGTGAGCGTGACGAACCGGATCACTGGCGAATTCATCCTCGAACTCAACGAAGCGGCCGACGACGTCCTGAAGTTCATCCGCGCGGCCCGCGGCTATGGCGAGGCCGCCAACGACGACGACGGGCGGTACGAGGTCGAGATCACTCTCGACGGGGAACCCTACGTCACTTACGACAAACGGACGTTTCTCGTCTACGACGACGAGGGGAGCCTGCTCCGCCAGCACAGCCTGATCCCCAGCGGCGTCGAACTCTGA
- a CDS encoding ABC transporter ATP-binding protein → MANGQLLTTAADESTATPEATGDVVLELEDVAKQYGAEEVISELSLSVHDGEILTLLGPSGCGKTTTLRLIAGLEKPNAGRITLRHDSVAGNGRFVPPEDRGVGVVFQEFALFPHLTARENIAFGLQDWSQEERDARVDELLELVGLSEHDEDYPDELSGGQQQRIALARSLAPEPEMLLLDEPFSNLDVDLRVEMREEVRRIIKETGVTAVSVTHDQEEALSISDRVAVMNDGNIEQVDTPERVFQQPKSRFVAGFLGHASFLSGEVQGDQVRTAIGRVLRDDVNGLAHQYDGSKIDLLVRPDDVTAFPADDGETNGRVVYRRYLGPTVLYRVELDSGETIECMHNHSDRIDLDERVAVRVTADHELAWFPAGQRNRDVTVADD, encoded by the coding sequence ATGGCGAACGGGCAACTACTGACGACGGCCGCCGACGAATCGACGGCGACCCCAGAAGCGACGGGAGACGTCGTGCTGGAACTCGAGGACGTCGCCAAGCAGTACGGGGCCGAAGAGGTTATCTCGGAGCTGTCGCTGTCCGTCCACGACGGCGAAATTCTGACCCTCCTCGGCCCGTCAGGCTGCGGTAAAACGACCACGCTGCGGCTGATCGCCGGCCTCGAGAAACCGAACGCCGGCCGGATCACCCTCCGTCACGACTCGGTCGCCGGCAACGGCCGGTTCGTCCCGCCGGAGGATCGGGGCGTCGGCGTCGTCTTCCAGGAGTTCGCGCTGTTTCCCCACCTCACCGCGCGCGAGAACATCGCATTCGGCCTGCAGGACTGGAGCCAGGAGGAACGGGACGCCCGCGTGGACGAACTGCTCGAACTGGTCGGGCTCTCGGAACACGACGAGGACTACCCCGACGAACTCTCCGGCGGCCAGCAACAGCGGATCGCGCTCGCCCGTTCGCTGGCACCCGAACCGGAGATGCTCTTGCTCGACGAACCGTTCTCGAACCTCGATGTCGACCTCCGGGTCGAGATGCGCGAAGAGGTCCGCCGGATCATCAAGGAAACCGGCGTCACCGCCGTCTCGGTCACGCACGACCAGGAGGAGGCCCTCTCCATCTCGGACCGCGTTGCCGTGATGAACGACGGGAACATCGAACAGGTAGATACGCCCGAGCGCGTCTTCCAGCAGCCAAAGTCGCGGTTCGTCGCGGGCTTTCTGGGACACGCGAGTTTCCTCTCGGGTGAGGTACAGGGCGATCAGGTCCGGACGGCAATCGGTCGCGTGCTCCGGGACGACGTCAACGGCCTCGCCCACCAGTACGACGGCAGCAAGATCGACCTGCTCGTCCGCCCCGACGACGTGACCGCGTTCCCGGCCGACGACGGCGAGACGAACGGGCGCGTCGTCTACCGCCGGTATCTCGGCCCGACGGTGCTGTACCGCGTCGAACTCGACTCCGGGGAAACGATCGAGTGCATGCACAACCACTCCGACCGGATCGACCTCGACGAGCGCGTCGCCGTTCGCGTGACCGCCGACCACGAACTCGCGTGGTTCCCGGCCGGCCAGCGAAACCGGGACGTGACCGTCGCGGACGACTGA
- a CDS encoding UPF0058 family protein, translating into MHKDELLELHEELVVIMEYFSQREDVDEELFDPYHQLDVDPSHVHKSKSEHKHAVFVLGNALAKGMSEDEFSSAGRIGKRMKELAEDAESKI; encoded by the coding sequence ATGCACAAGGACGAACTTCTCGAGCTTCACGAAGAACTCGTCGTCATCATGGAGTACTTCTCCCAGCGGGAGGACGTCGACGAGGAACTGTTCGACCCGTACCACCAGCTCGACGTCGACCCCTCCCACGTCCACAAATCGAAGAGCGAACACAAACACGCCGTGTTCGTCCTCGGTAACGCCCTCGCGAAGGGAATGAGCGAGGACGAGTTCTCGAGTGCCGGCCGGATCGGCAAGCGGATGAAGGAGCTGGCCGAGGACGCCGAGTCGAAGATCTAG
- a CDS encoding DUF7527 domain-containing protein gives MDPRTQERVEQWDSRPFSGGYDGLSDLAADDFSGAVTAAGTWLFLLNGRIVGVFDGDIEDFRNASGTLYQAPHPSLPLLCTMEERGGDTRAKYYTNDTPLKEVDSTLQDGSFTGYIELSENVLSGDYYAVYYGGRRMAAAYIGNAERLVTGEEAFERAADEVGIYEVTDVDIEVTDVPGEEEPDEGTAGSGTESTATEPDAGRTQSEPGTDPTESAIEQIDVSSGDPSGADVDPGAGIEAGADESSTFDVTLEESDTSETDASTDPSGITTDDADDLEGGSRGITDGESSGDSAVEDDTAIPAPPADTDADASIEEAEPSTPEQATESTPDSSSEPASASTSTSTGSPDPEAVEAAAEQLDQSGISWTAEDEEDAEPEPEPPATPDRTGDEQTEDDLEERFEEEEQWRETRSIPSIDPEKTTDESGASSAASGAASNASAGAGAGAGAAAGGNSPSARNAGSGSGSGSGSSSSSGAGAGSGSASPSSTPRDPTDPQAGSRNTESRRRSGTTADGKSERVNQLAQRVEELEQRRDAVESKAKELAAERDKLREENEELSAQVDRLQSRIDELETELERARDGGMQEAGTESFATDLAPSRALSGTNLFVRYDSKSQPTLETAHDGQADRGDVATNLRLEHHTEFDASEVAVDGQSYEEFLTSSMAYRFVEWLTERALYEIRDTGHANGLADLYDAIPRIDRAELDATISLEDDDTEDVPDRVTFDVVAFDKRGNPLVAATLNDSRDPVTESALAELEEAASAVKANYPDLAAAIAVTSSYFEPGALEVTEQATSSGFLSRGSKLSYVNLSRKQGYHLCLVESRSEGFHMNVPEL, from the coding sequence ATGGACCCACGCACGCAAGAACGCGTCGAGCAGTGGGATTCTCGCCCGTTCAGCGGCGGTTACGATGGTCTCTCCGATCTCGCCGCCGACGACTTCTCGGGGGCGGTTACCGCGGCGGGCACCTGGCTCTTTCTGCTCAACGGCCGTATCGTCGGCGTGTTCGACGGCGACATCGAGGACTTCCGGAACGCGTCCGGCACGCTCTATCAGGCACCGCATCCGTCGCTGCCGCTGCTGTGTACGATGGAAGAACGCGGCGGCGACACGCGGGCCAAGTACTACACCAACGACACGCCCCTGAAAGAGGTCGATAGCACCCTCCAGGACGGGTCGTTCACCGGGTACATCGAACTGAGCGAGAACGTTCTCAGCGGCGACTACTACGCGGTTTACTACGGCGGTCGCCGGATGGCCGCCGCCTACATCGGCAACGCCGAACGGCTCGTCACGGGCGAGGAGGCGTTCGAACGCGCGGCCGACGAGGTCGGCATCTACGAGGTGACCGACGTCGACATCGAGGTGACCGACGTTCCAGGCGAGGAGGAACCCGACGAGGGAACGGCGGGATCCGGAACGGAATCGACCGCGACGGAACCGGACGCCGGCCGGACCCAGTCCGAACCCGGAACCGACCCCACGGAGTCCGCGATCGAGCAGATCGACGTCTCGAGCGGCGACCCGAGCGGGGCCGACGTCGATCCCGGAGCCGGCATCGAGGCGGGAGCCGACGAGTCCAGCACGTTCGACGTCACGCTCGAGGAGTCCGACACCTCCGAGACGGACGCGAGCACGGATCCGTCCGGGATCACGACTGACGATGCCGACGATCTCGAGGGTGGGTCCCGCGGTATCACCGACGGCGAGTCGTCGGGTGACTCCGCGGTCGAGGACGACACCGCCATTCCCGCCCCGCCCGCCGATACCGACGCCGACGCGTCGATCGAGGAAGCCGAGCCGTCCACGCCCGAGCAGGCAACGGAGTCGACACCCGACTCGAGTTCCGAGCCCGCGAGCGCGTCGACTTCAACCTCGACCGGCTCCCCCGACCCCGAAGCGGTCGAAGCCGCAGCCGAACAGCTCGATCAGAGCGGGATTTCCTGGACTGCCGAGGACGAGGAAGACGCGGAGCCAGAACCGGAACCGCCCGCCACACCCGACCGGACCGGCGACGAGCAGACGGAGGACGACCTCGAGGAACGGTTCGAGGAGGAAGAACAGTGGCGCGAGACCAGGAGCATTCCGTCGATCGATCCGGAGAAGACCACAGACGAGTCGGGAGCCTCGAGCGCCGCGTCGGGAGCCGCCTCGAACGCGAGTGCCGGCGCTGGCGCTGGCGCAGGTGCGGCCGCGGGCGGGAACTCGCCGTCGGCCCGCAACGCTGGCTCCGGTTCCGGTTCCGGTTCCGGTTCCAGTTCCAGTTCCGGAGCAGGAGCAGGATCAGGGTCGGCATCCCCATCCAGCACACCTCGCGACCCAACCGACCCCCAGGCCGGGTCCCGTAACACCGAGAGTAGACGGCGATCCGGGACGACCGCCGACGGGAAAAGCGAACGCGTCAATCAGTTGGCCCAGCGCGTCGAGGAACTCGAGCAGCGCCGCGACGCAGTCGAGTCGAAGGCCAAGGAACTGGCTGCCGAACGGGACAAGCTCCGCGAGGAAAACGAGGAACTGTCGGCACAGGTCGACCGCCTCCAGTCCCGCATCGACGAACTGGAGACCGAACTCGAGCGGGCACGCGATGGCGGCATGCAAGAGGCCGGAACCGAGTCCTTCGCGACCGACCTCGCCCCATCACGGGCGCTCTCCGGCACGAACCTCTTCGTCCGGTACGATTCGAAGAGCCAGCCGACCCTCGAGACGGCCCACGACGGCCAGGCCGACCGGGGCGACGTCGCGACGAACCTGCGGCTCGAGCACCATACGGAGTTCGACGCCAGCGAGGTCGCGGTCGACGGCCAGTCCTACGAGGAGTTTCTCACCTCGTCGATGGCCTACCGGTTCGTCGAGTGGCTCACGGAGCGGGCGCTCTACGAGATCCGCGATACGGGCCACGCCAACGGGCTCGCCGACCTCTACGACGCAATCCCGCGGATCGACCGCGCGGAACTGGACGCCACTATCTCGCTCGAGGACGACGACACCGAGGACGTTCCCGATCGAGTGACGTTCGACGTCGTCGCGTTCGACAAACGGGGGAACCCGCTCGTGGCCGCGACGCTCAACGACTCCCGCGACCCGGTGACCGAGTCCGCGCTCGCCGAACTGGAGGAAGCGGCCTCGGCGGTCAAGGCCAACTACCCCGACCTCGCGGCCGCCATCGCCGTTACCTCGAGTTACTTCGAACCGGGGGCGCTCGAGGTCACGGAACAGGCGACCAGCAGCGGATTCCTCAGCCGCGGCTCGAAGCTGAGTTACGTCAACCTCTCGCGCAAGCAGGGGTACCACCTCTGTCTGGTAGAGTCCCGGTCGGAAGGGTTCCACATGAACGTCCCCGAACTGTAA